The window TCGACAATGTAATGTGTCAGTCGGTAGGAAATTAAACTAACTCCAATACTAGCAGCCGCCAATCCCAACAATACAAACATAGTCCCTATAGCCAGTCTTCGCCAAGGAATCGGTTGCTTCGGTTTAACAGGTGTGGCAAATGACTCTTGTACATCAATTTTCTGTATCATGTTTTACATTCTTCTACTAATGAACTTTTAGGAATTAGGCAAAAATCAGCTTTAGATATCCTCAATCAACCACTCTGAAGAAAGTTCGCCTAAATCTATCGGAATACTGACCGCTTTACCCAAACGGGGCCGATCGCGTGTTTGTTCAATAAAATCTTGTACTTGTAAGGTGGCACCCCAGGCTAGCAAATAGCTGACAACCGTATCTAGACGTGCCATATATTCTGCTTCCGTTAGGGGAAAGGAAGCTTGCTCTAAATACTTCCACATTATTTGGACAAAAATTTTGCCTTGAGTCCGCCTTAATTGTATATCGTAAGAGCGTCCCCACTTATTCAGCAATAGTTGACGTAAATTTGCTCCGGTCATGACCTACTTTAATAATTAAAGGCTTTATCCGTTAATGTCAAGAAATTATGAGAGGGGCATCAAAAAATGCAATAATACCAGATGAAAGTTGTAAACCAGTTTCCCAAAGGATTTTTGGGAGATTGCCCTCACGGGAAATTACACTTCCATCATTCCAATTCTGAAAAGTTTTGGGATGAGAGCTAAAGGGTTGTTAATTAAAAGATACAGACTCCAGCATAGGTTATGGCTCAAATTTCGGGATCTGCTGACGTGCCTGATATGGGTCGTCGTCAGTTTATGAATCTTCTAACTTTCGGCACTATTACAGGAACAGCTTTGGGGGCACTGTATCCAGTTGTTAAATACTTTATTCCCCCATCCAAAGGCGGTGCTGGTGGTGGCGTAATTGCTAAAGATGCTTTAGGCAATCCGATCTCCGCTAGCGAGTTCCTGAATACTCACAATGCACGCGAACGCACTTTAGCCCAAGGACTCAAAGGCGATCCAACATACATTGTAGTGACAGAAGACAAGCAAATCGCAGATTACGGCATCAACGCCATCTGCACCCACCTGGGCTGCGTCGTTCCTTGGAACATCGCAGAAAATAAGTTTAAATGTCCCTGTCATGGTTCCCAGTATGACAGCACTGGTAAGGTGGTTAGAGGCCCCGCACCTCGTTCTTTAGCATTGGTTCATGCCACTGTTGAAGATGACAAAGTTAGCTTTACACCTTGGACAGAAACCGATTTCCGCACTGGTGAAGAACCTTGGTGGGCATAAAAATTTTAGATTTTAGATTTGGGATTTTCGATTTTATTGAACCAGTCAAAAATCTAAAATTTACTAATTGAAGCCTTCAATGAATTGATTAAAAGCTTGTCACGGAATCTATTTGTAACAGATGAAAAAAGCTCGTTTAGCGGCGATTAGGGCAATCGCCAAAACGTTCTTGGTGGCGATCGCCACTTTAGGACTGTTCCTAACCTCCGATTTGGTATTTCCCCAATCAGCTGCTGCATATCCCTTTTGGGCGCAACAAACTGCACCAGAAACTCCCCGCGAACCTACTGGACGCATCGTTTGTGCTAACTGTCACCTAGCGGCTAAACCCACAGAAGTCGAAGTTCCTCAGTCCGTTCTACCTAACACGGTATTTGAAGCAGTCGTTAAAGTTCCCTATGATACCTCAGCACAACAAGTGCTCAGCGATGGTTCTAAAGGCGGCTTAAACGTCGGCGCTGTATTGATGTTACCTGAAGGCTTCAAAATTGCCCCAGAAGACCGCATTCCTGAAGAAATGAAGGAAAAAGTTGAAGGGCTATACTATCAACCTTACAGCGAAGACAAAGAAAACGTAGTGATTATCGGGCCTTTACCTGGCGATCAATACCAAGAAATCGTCTTCCCAGTCCTCTCTCCCGATCCTAATACCGACAAAAATATTCACTTCGGTAAATATGCCGTTCACGTAGGCGGAAACCGGGGACGCGGACAAGTTTATCCCACTGGTGATAAGAGCAATAATAACGTTTACAATGCTTCTGCTGCTGGTACGATCGCTAAAATTACCACAACAGAAGATGGTGGTTCTGAAGTAACCATTAACACCGAATCCGGTCAAACAGTAGTTGAAACCATTCCTGCTGGCCCAACATTAATTGTTACCGAAGGGCAAATTGTACAAGCAGGCGAACTTTTGACCAATAACCCCAATGTCGGTGGCTTCGGTCAAGTTGACGGAGAAATTGTACTGCAAGATCCTAATCGCATTAAGTGGTTAATGGCTTTCTTCGCTGCAATTATGCTTTCGCAAACTTTCCTCGTTTTGAAGAAGAAACAAATCGAGAAAGTACAAGCCGCAGAAATGAATTTCTAAGTTTGGCTTTTAAGTCAAATGGCAAAATAATTGACAAGGCGGGTAATTTGCCCGTCTTTTGTTTGTTTATGAAGCTTTGCTTTTGATCCCCCTAAATCCCCCTACCCTGCGGGAAGGCTACGCCTATAACAAGGGGGACTTTGAGTTTAAATTTATTGATTAAACCTTGACGAATTAGCAAATACTCTATCTGTAAAGTGCGTATAGCCTGCAGCATTTAAGAAAAGTAATAACATAACGCACCATTCAACCCTATTGAGTGCCAGTGCATAAGTCCTAAAGATTAAAGTATAGAACAACTTTAATGAAGTCTTATGGCATAAGCCTTGACGGACTATTTATTAATTGACTATTTTGGATAGGTGCAGTAATAAAAGAAACTATTCCACCCTGAATAAGT is drawn from Phormidium ambiguum IAM M-71 and contains these coding sequences:
- a CDS encoding DUF3067 family protein: MTGANLRQLLLNKWGRSYDIQLRRTQGKIFVQIMWKYLEQASFPLTEAEYMARLDTVVSYLLAWGATLQVQDFIEQTRDRPRLGKAVSIPIDLGELSSEWLIEDI
- the petC gene encoding cytochrome b6-f complex iron-sulfur subunit; the encoded protein is MAQISGSADVPDMGRRQFMNLLTFGTITGTALGALYPVVKYFIPPSKGGAGGGVIAKDALGNPISASEFLNTHNARERTLAQGLKGDPTYIVVTEDKQIADYGINAICTHLGCVVPWNIAENKFKCPCHGSQYDSTGKVVRGPAPRSLALVHATVEDDKVSFTPWTETDFRTGEEPWWA
- the petA gene encoding cytochrome f; translated protein: MKKARLAAIRAIAKTFLVAIATLGLFLTSDLVFPQSAAAYPFWAQQTAPETPREPTGRIVCANCHLAAKPTEVEVPQSVLPNTVFEAVVKVPYDTSAQQVLSDGSKGGLNVGAVLMLPEGFKIAPEDRIPEEMKEKVEGLYYQPYSEDKENVVIIGPLPGDQYQEIVFPVLSPDPNTDKNIHFGKYAVHVGGNRGRGQVYPTGDKSNNNVYNASAAGTIAKITTTEDGGSEVTINTESGQTVVETIPAGPTLIVTEGQIVQAGELLTNNPNVGGFGQVDGEIVLQDPNRIKWLMAFFAAIMLSQTFLVLKKKQIEKVQAAEMNF